In Mytilus galloprovincialis chromosome 1, xbMytGall1.hap1.1, whole genome shotgun sequence, the following are encoded in one genomic region:
- the LOC143055791 gene encoding palmitoyltransferase ZDHHC21-like has product MITQEAIQDNVGISKATPYSEFSDRIKVKNIPFLGRLHIVRDREGYMALSFTTLYWIYGTFVNLFIILLPHYNDKQLPGELVLWFVFLSVMCIISLFKASTTNPGRVPLVEDSQIDINHWEVCKTCRQKRPKRAHHCRRCNQCVLRMDHHCPWINNCVGEENHWAFTLLLIYAFLLGLTGFVIDMLHFWWWPKCVTCDKESFFIKHQIWFVYLVTALGAAMGALMGGQVIVQHTNILLNQTTLETMGLNQSMGSHSHDSSKSNPAYAQYKDLCGDGTPFCWLFPFGSRRAAQKYINTV; this is encoded by the exons atgataactCAGGAAGCCATTCAGGATAATGTTGGAATCTCTAAAGCAACACCATACAGTGAATTTTCAGACAGAATCAAAGTTAAAAATATCCCATTCCTTGGTCGTTTACACATTGTCCGAGACCGTGAGGGATACATGGCATTATCTTTTACTACACTTTATTGGATTTATGGaacttttgttaatttgtttataaTACTTTTACCTCACTATAATGATAAACAGCTTCCTGGAGAACTAGTTTTGT GGTTTGTTTTTCTGTCTGTTATGTGTataatttcattattcaaagcTTCTACAACAAATCCAGGACGAGTGCCTCTAGTTGAAGATTCTCAGATTG ATATAAATCATTGGGAAGTATGTAAAACATGTCGACAAAAACGTCCAAAACGAGCTCATCACTGCAGAAGATGTAACCAGTGTGTGTTAAGAATGGATCATCATTGTCCTTG GATAAATAATTGTGTAGGCGAGGAGAACCACTGGGCGTTTACACTACTGTTAATATATGCCTTTCTTTTGGGACTTACTGGTTTTGTAATAGACATGTTACACTTCTGGTGGTGGCCAAAATGTGTGACCTGTGATAAG GAAAGTTTTTTCATAAAGCACCAGATCTGGTTTGTGTATTTAGTGACAGCATTGGGTGCTGCTATGGGAGCACTAATGGGTGGCCAGGTCATAGTTCAACATACAAATATTCTTCTG AATCAAACGACATTAGAAACAATGGGATTGAATCAATCTATGGGATCACATTCACATGATTc atcaaaAAGTAACCCAGCATATGCACAATACAAAGACTTATGTGGCGATGGTACTCCATTTTGCTGGTTATTCCCTTTTGGAAGTCGCAGGGCTgcacaaaaatatataaacacagtCTAG